The Corynebacterium qintianiae genome has a window encoding:
- a CDS encoding DUF4192 domain-containing protein: protein MNGPSDIIAALPGIFGFYPQESTVVLGLYSADDGTSTTRLGPVMRADLSHTRHILPVLTDTPGGDCFAFYAIVVSRIPNSKLVEDTKELLFQFADDEGTALIDACWHVSEIAEGTPYTIVFGPSPAQLAANGMGRDWVSGTVSSVVSSPSMKPLLHNGGLPELDRADTFRFFEPWGPKARRHPDCDPERATERGLELAKLCDAKDEEVREILAEGCMILHEAEERPLVQPVDLDPHRTVFGNPGDAVELAAMLSHKRCRDILVIDALASPLRAATALLWVAKAYPGDIRANALALWSTIATARQLSSWAVVALTCAQEEVPGHSLSAMMLTMLHNGLQEQMAENAMAGCALSWAAIETASAP, encoded by the coding sequence TTGAACGGACCATCAGACATCATTGCGGCGCTGCCGGGAATCTTTGGGTTCTACCCCCAGGAATCCACCGTCGTGCTCGGGCTCTACTCGGCGGACGACGGTACCAGCACTACCAGGCTCGGCCCCGTCATGCGCGCGGATCTCTCCCACACCCGCCACATCCTCCCCGTACTCACCGACACCCCCGGCGGTGACTGCTTCGCCTTCTACGCCATCGTCGTCAGCCGCATCCCCAACTCGAAACTCGTCGAGGACACGAAGGAGCTGCTTTTCCAGTTCGCCGACGACGAGGGCACCGCGCTTATCGACGCCTGCTGGCACGTTTCCGAAATCGCCGAAGGCACCCCGTACACCATCGTGTTCGGACCGAGCCCCGCGCAGCTTGCCGCAAACGGCATGGGCCGCGACTGGGTCTCCGGCACCGTGTCCAGCGTCGTGTCCTCGCCGTCGATGAAACCCCTGCTGCACAACGGCGGCCTCCCCGAGCTGGACCGCGCCGACACCTTCCGCTTCTTCGAACCGTGGGGCCCTAAGGCCCGTCGGCACCCGGACTGCGACCCAGAGCGCGCGACCGAGCGCGGGCTCGAGCTGGCCAAGCTGTGCGACGCCAAGGACGAGGAGGTTAGGGAGATCTTGGCCGAGGGTTGCATGATCCTGCACGAGGCGGAGGAGCGGCCACTGGTGCAACCGGTTGACCTCGACCCGCACCGAACTGTCTTCGGCAACCCCGGTGACGCCGTCGAGCTGGCCGCGATGCTGTCCCATAAGCGCTGCAGGGACATCCTGGTGATCGATGCGCTGGCGTCACCGCTACGCGCTGCGACGGCACTGCTGTGGGTTGCCAAGGCCTATCCCGGCGACATCCGCGCAAACGCGCTGGCCCTGTGGTCGACCATTGCCACTGCCCGCCAGCTGAGCTCGTGGGCCGTAGTGGCACTGACCTGTGCACAGGAGGAGGTGCCAGGCCACAGCTTGTCGGCAATGATGCTCACGATGCTGCACAACGGGCTGCAGGAACAGATGGCGGAGAACGCAATGGCCGGGTGCGCCCTGTCCTGGGCGGCTATTGAGACGGCTTCGGCGCCCTAA